The nucleotide sequence aatttgaatattgtcaaaaggtgcaatattctaggctcaacgtGTTCCACTCTAATCAGTTAATTAAGCCATAACCCCTGCAAAGGGTTcccgagcctttaaatggtctctcagtctggttcagtaggaatcacaatcatgggaaagactgctgacctgacagttgtgcatgaAACCATCATTGACATCCTCCATAAGGAggtaaagcctcaaaaggtaattgcaaaagaagttggatgttcccaaagtgctgtatcaaagcccattaatagaaagttatgtggaagggaaaagtgtggaagaaaaagatgCACAAGCagtagggatgaccgcagcctggagaggattgtcaggaaaaggccattcaaaagtgttggggactttcacaaggagtggactgaggctggagtcagtgcatcaagagcaccacacacagacagatcctggacatgggctttaaatgtcgtattcctcttgtcgagccactcctgaacaacaaacaatgtcagaagAGTCTTACCtgtgctaaagaaaaacagacctggtctgttgctcagtggtccaaagtcttctgatgagagcaaattttgcatctcatttggaaaccaaagacccagagtatggaggaaggatGGAGAGGCACAAAcggcaagatgcttgaagtccagtgtgaagtttccacagtctgtgttgttttggggagtcatgtcatctgctggtgttggtccactgtgcttcattaagtccagggtcaactcagccgtctaccaggagattttggagcacttcatgcttccttctgcaaacaagctctatggggatgctgacttcattttccagcagagcttggcacctgcccacactgccaaaagcaccaaaaccttgttcaatgaccatgggattactgtgcttgattggccagaaaacttgcctgacctgaaccccatagagaatccatggggcattgccaagagaaagatgagacataAAACCGAACggtgcagaagagctgaaggccgctattgaagcatcctggtcttccataacacctcagcagtaccACAGTCTGATAGCTTCtatgccgcattgaggcagtaattgctgcaaaaggggcctaaaccaagtactgagtacatatgcatgcttctacttttcagaggtctgatattgttctatgtacaatccttgttttattgattgcatgtaatattctaattttctgagattgtggatttggggttttcatgagctgtaagccataatcattgcaattatgacaaatcacggcttgaactatcttgctttgcatgtaatgagtctatctcatatattagtttcacattttaagttgcattggtaaaataaatgaacttttgcacgatattaaaatttttcgagtttcacctgtacagtACTTACCTACCTACTTGTGCAAAGAAATTGCATAGAACAGCCCTGAacttcctctttttgggtcccccaccagcactcctggctccttctcttctcactgtgccccaaaagcAAACCACTTGCTAGGGGGTATACTTGGGTCCCGATCCTAAGGCAAGCTgcctgcatccatagacacacacagcacaggtcaggcccccccatcacaggatttgactgacagcactgGATCTAGTGAAAGCTCAGGTAAGTGtaattaattaatacattttactGCATAAAACCACAATATAATACCCTATTgtttgttaaaatataaaagatgatgttatactgagtaaatagatacccaacatgtctagTGTTAAAACTATGCTTGCCCATAGAATGGTGACATACTATGGTACctacaaatctccataggcagcactttaatagccttaaaaagttaccagtttagagttagagctATACAGGGGTCTGGATCTAGAATTATGGCTCTCTCTCAGAcattcacggtgatacctcataTGTTTGGTGCGatcgccgtttacatatgtgtgcgggACCAGCATACACATTTGCTTTTGCGCaaaagctttcatttttttttttcattattcattttatttaaacattAGAAGGAACAAAACCCTTGAAAAATACTCAAAAAACCCACATTGCACCTAATGGGATATATATATTCAGTCACAAAGGCCCACACAGATACCTCTACAAAACAGCACATGTACATTTTCAGATGACTCCTCTGCCAGTACACTGTGCTACCACGCCATGCTGCCCGCCAATCTGCACATCCCCACGATGGAGGCAGGCCCTAATATACTCCCATCACATgtattatgttttatattttgttgtgtGGTCTCCCATAATGAGCCTATAAAGTCAGTTCCTTTTAGGCAATGCTTTAGATAGCCAGCCTGCATCTTTtatatgttgtaaaaaaaaaagtctcacacatgtggtatccccatactcagaagGCATAGCAGAatatgttttggggtgtaattgtaaaTATAtccatgctgtgtgtgagaaataacttaaaatgacaacgttgtgaaaaaaaataaaacattttattacattttttaattttccaaaagatggtgaGACAAAAatttacaactttaaaaaactcaacatgcctcttaataaataccgtggactgtttactttccaaaaaggggtcatgtgGGAGGTATTTGTACCGTCCTgaaattttagggcctcaaaaatgGGATAGGCTGTCAGTACCTCCAGGACTGAtcgattttcaaatatatatatatatatatatatatatatatacacacacaccatggtTTTTAGACTGTATACATttcaaaaaaactaaatatacactgatttgggttatatatttttaccaaaaaggTTAGCAAAATAAATTTTTGCCCTAAATTTATGATAACATATTATTTATTTGCAccatttttagtattttttccattcatatacaaaaaacaacaacaactcagtgatgattaaatactaccaaagaaAGCtcgaactaaaaaaataaaaaaaataaaaaaatataaaaatttcattttggtATGGTGTAGCatgcctgagtaattgtcattcaaagtgtgatagcactgaaatctgaaaattggcctagacTGGAAGGGGGTAAAGATGTCTGGATTTGAAGTGGTTCAATTAAGCACACGCTACATAACGTTCGTTGGTGGTCAAGCAGTGTTTTACTAAATATCTATCTAAATGaatcaaacaaacaaataaacCTATGATTACAGTAAAAAGAAACATAAAAGCAAAAACTTAGAAATGACCAAAACTAAGGCTAGGGTTTTTAAATCAGATAGCTCACATTTAATTTGCTAAATCACTGTGTGCCATGAATATTTGCCATGTTTTTGTTCATAAAATAATGTTTTCACCTTTTGTAGCCTCTTTTATATATGTTTGCCTCCAAAAATCTATCAACCATGTTACAGTTTTACTTTGGTGAATACAGCACAACATGTAAGCACACTGGCATAGTTCCTTGCAGCATAACTTGAATGCACACAGGCAGGTGTTTGATTGATGAAGCCGGCCCGCTGCTTAATTTAAAAGACCCGTCTTGTCCGGACCTGTCATGTTTCTCATCTTGTGTGATAAAAAGGTAGCAGAGGGGAGGAGGATTGCTGTGATATTAAAGGGGCAGTCCGCGGGCCGAGTAAATCACTCTGGTGGGCCGGATTTGACCCGCACcacgtagtttgaggacccctgtacTAAATGGTCAACGCCTAGTCTTGAGGGTCAAGCAGTATTTTACTAAATACCTACttaaatgaatcaaaaaataaatatatacactaCAGTATAAACAAACATACACACAAAACCTTAATAATGACCTAAACCTGAGAAAGGATTGGGTTTTTAAAGCAGATTGATCACATTTAGACCCTAATTAGTGACAAATGTATTAGTgagtagtgagtagcactttcgcctagcagcaaaaggttcgctggttcgaatcccaaccacgacaccatctgcctggagtttgcatgttctccctgtgtctgcgtgggtttcctccgggtactctggtttcctcccacactccaaagacatgctggtaggtaaattggatctcttccaaattggcccagtatatatgtgtgtatgactgtgtgtccctagcgtgtcatgatccttcGGGgcaaaaaatgaccgcaccagccaagcagattctggctggaaaaagcgcccagaggcgattaagttcgcatgcattgcactatacaagtcattcattcactcaCGTTTTTGGGACATAAAATatagtttttaccttttttttgtagCCTCTATTATCTGTTTGCCTCCAAAATCTATCATCCATCTAatgatcggacctttgtctgaccaaattcacatcggaattccattggaggaaaagagaacatgttctctatgtaatctccgatggaattcatttgAATTTCCGATTGAATTTCTCCgttgggccatacacacggtcggaatgtccgatggaaaaagtcagttggtGAATACAGCAGAACATGTAGGCACACTATTTGATGGCATAGTTCCTTGTAGCAGAACTTAGGTGCACACAGGAATAGGTAACCATTCCTTAGCTTAAATGAGAGATGTCACCTTAAGAAGAGAAAGTGTAATCAGttgcggcccatccattagggctGCATGAGCGCCGTCCCCCCATCTATGCCTGATCTACACGGAATGACGGGGGTGTgcttttttgaagcacgtgattagagccagagtctCTAATAGGCTTCAGAAAAGGGTGGgctacccagttgtgtgacaatagcgaaaccCGGCCGCTGCTCGTAAAAGCTTGCAACTTGCCTGCAACCTTGTACCACATTCAAGGTGTAAAAAGTATTAACATCGTGagtgaaaaaaatcaaaagtcaaTTCATAAATGTCCGTAAGGCACCTGTgactctctcacacacagcctCTTACTGACACTGAAGGCCCCAAGGTATAGGTGGTGTTCCCTCTTTATACACTGCTACAAGTTATTTGCTGATGAACCCCAATAGGCCTTAATAGGACTGTTCTTGATTGGATGGTCTGACTCAGCAAAAGCTCATGCCTTGCCTCAAAGACTCACCTGATGACCATTAATTAACTTTCCTGCCATGTAAAAAACATTTACTCCAGTAACCACACACCATGCCAAGTCATGTGTCAAACAAATGGTAGCATCCTCAGCTTGCTCGGTCTAGGCCAGCCCCATGCATTTCGCCCCACCCCAGGGATTAAAAATTGATTAAGCTCCGGGGGAAGGGCGAAACACATTGGGGGCGTAGCGTAGTTGGAACGGGATGAGGCTGCTACTATTTTATGACACCTGACTTGGCATGGTGTGCGGTTACTGGAAGGTTTTATATGCGTTTACAGCAGGGGtcaccaaactttctaaacaagtgGCCAGTTACGGTCTTTCAGACTAggagggctggactgtggcctgcgggagtagaaaatgtcctggcgtcCAGTGGGATTAAACAGTGCAatatctttggtgtcaatggggggactagtgctccattgttggtgtcagttggataaATAgcgccctatcgttggtgtcaatagaaagaattctgccccattgttgatgtcagggaggaattgtgcccttttgttggtgtcagtggtggaatagtgcccaactgtgggtgtcagtaagaggaatagtggcCTTTTATTGGTATcactggaaggaattgtgtctCATTGTTggggtcaatggaaggaattgtgtcccaccaTTGCTGTGAGTGGGAATAAGTATGCCCtttggatggtgtcagtgttagaaatagtttcccattatgccccattgttcatGTCAGTGGaatggaattgtgccccaagggctggataaatgcaagcaaagggcAGCATTCGGCTACAGTTTAGTGACCGTTGGCTTACAGAGTACTCTGAGTTAGGACGGACTTGCTTCCAGTCTACACCCTTTGTGGAAATCCGTCAAATAGGACCAAGGTAGCCGGAGTAGAGATCCAAAGCTGCATGTAGGTTGAACATTTACCAAGGGGTCATTTGTTCTTGGGAGTGTTGTGTTGGCAATAATATTTCATATCTTGAACTAAATAACAATTTACTCTACATACAGTAGAAAATAGTTTACAGTATCAAATAATATTTCAAGCTCAACTTAATGTTCAAACCCGCTTATTTCATTTTGTATGAAGAGACAAACGGTTAGAACCTCTGCCAGGTTTTTACTTTTGTTTGTGTCCTTAGTTGGGAGAGTCTCACTTCCTCTCAGGACAGGTAGTGATAGCAAATCTCTCCAATGGAGATAGAGAAACAGAAAAGAACATCATTTTAATAGAGTGAGGAAGGGTTAACACTTTGGACAATGTTATAATTGCATGGGGTCACAGGCACAGGAAGTAAGGCAACTCGCCCACAGTGGTGTTCGAGACTGAAATTAAACCTGACATACATTTCGCCCACTCTATCAAAAACTAGCTGGAGTTAGGATTTAATCTccaactgtgaggccccgtacacacgtccgaggaactcgacgggtaaaACTCATcgctttgctcgtcgagttctgtgtgaagccgccgaggatctcggcgagccaactttcctcattgaaaaacgaggaaatagagaacatgttctctatttggcttgacgaggaactcgtcggctttctcggccgaaagtgtacacacgccgggtttctcagcagaattcagctccgaccgagtttctggctgaattctgccgagaaactcggtcgtgtgtacggggcctcagagctaTAAATCCTTCAGAAACCACTTAGCTATTTGATGAACGACCTGATATCTTGGACTCTGCTTTATGACTGCACATGCTTTACAGTAGTGATATGGCCACCCCCCATCTATCTTTACATAGTATCGCGATCTCCATTTAAAATACTTTTGGTACTTCACATCATCTTTGTCCAACTCAAGAAGATAATCGGCCAGCTCCTTTGGACTTGGAAAATCATCAACATGAATGAAGGCATCCCCCGGGACAAACTGCTCATAGTTCTTACGGGATGTTCCTAATACAACTGGAACAGCCCACGAACCGAAGGCATTTGACCAAAGCTTCTCAGTGATATAGTCTCTATACATGGAATTCTCAAAAGACAAATAAAATTTGTACTGAGATATTGTTGAGTGGAAATCTTCATTGCTCAGTGGCATGTGCTTTGCTCCATAAACATCTACTGAaatatgttttttcagctcttcatAATAAGTAATGCGACGGACACCAGGataccacttgctgaccacccaaGATACCAGCTTGGACTTCATGGGAATGGAGAAGTTTTGAGGCTCTTTCATCGTTTCTATTTTGCCATATGGGATAAAGATATCTGAATCCTGACGGAATGTCATAGTTGCATTGAACAAGTTGTCCATCATCTCCAAGTTACTAATAATCAGTGGAGGTTCTAAGTTAAGCCACACCCAACGCTGGAAAGAAGGTCTTGGCTGTTGAGGTAATGCATTTTTACTCCCTACATCTGCATGATGTATAACAACGGCATCAGCAATACTATATAGACTTCTGTCTGTTGAAAGCTTACATCCAGGAAAACCAAATTCTGTACACATGTCTAACGTAAACTGCTGCCCCCATGGCCAGTTCCAAACCAGAACAATAGTGTCTTTTGGTGTTGGCGTTGGATTTGGTTTCACTTTTGTCTTCTCCTGGACCTCATGGTCTTGCTTATGTATAATTTCTGGACATTCTGAATTATAATGAACAAAGTCTGACCGGTACCAGAAGaacgaaaagagaaaaaaaaggatcaaTATGAGAAACAGGATTATGTGTTGCCGACTGATTGATGCAGAAATCATCTTTCATCTGTGGAGAAATTAAAAAGCAACATTACTTTTCAAGCTTGtgccattattatttttaaacgAAGAAAACTGCTAGATctattattttagaaaaaagtatgttaaagtagatgtaaactcaAACTGAATGATATTTAGCTTGCTAAATTATTATGTATCATAAAAATTgccccttttaaaaaaagaaaagtttttgccctttaaaggggttgtcaaggtttgttttttattttctaaataggttcctttaagcttgttggttcacttaccttttccttcaatttcccttctaagggctagattcacatagattagcggatctttagatccgcgtaatctatgtgatttacgatccgccggtgcaatttagcgaggccagtgcagtattcacaaagcacttacctcgaaaattgcaccggcggatcgtaactcccccggcggaattcaaattccgcggccagggggagtgtacaatttaaatcaggcgcgttcccgcgccgatttaactgcgcatgcgccgccggtgaaatgacccagtgtgcatgctccaaatgacgtcgctaggacgtcattgttttcggcggcaacgtcaattgcggccatccgtattccagaccgacttacgcaaacgacgtaaaaatttgaaactcggcgcgggaacgacggccatacttaacattagctacccctcatatagcaggggtaactatccgccggaaaaagccgaacacaaacgacgtaaaaaaaaagcgatgggcgggcgttcgtttctgaatcggcggttctcctcatttgcatatgcgacgcgtaaaagaccgaggcaacacctagcggccggcgggagattgcagcctaagatccgacggtgtaagtcacttacaccagtcggatctaagggagatctatgcggaactgattcttatgaatcagtcgcatagatccgaccgtcggatctcagagatacgacggcggatcaggagatccgccgtcgtatctctttgtgaatctggccctaaatgtttctttctttgtctgaatttctcacttcctgttcctcctcagtaatctTCTCCCCATCACccggttagtcagcgtgctcgtcccctcccatgGCACTAcatcagcgtctccccgcagggatgtagtcccaagggagggggcgagcacgctgactaacccccagccagaacggctcggatgatgggggcaagcttactgaggaggaataggaagtgagaaattcagacaaagaaaaaaaacatttagaagggaaatcgaaggaaaaggtaagtgaaccaacaaagccctagcttaaaggaacctatttagaaaataaaaacgatcCATATATTGACATGTAATTTTGATTCACTAAATCTTTAACCTATAACatgatttttgttctttttctacAGGCATTGGTGGCAGATCACCTTTCTT is from Rana temporaria chromosome 9, aRanTem1.1, whole genome shotgun sequence and encodes:
- the LOC120913456 gene encoding 3-galactosyl-N-acetylglucosaminide 4-alpha-L-fucosyltransferase FUT3-like, whose translation is MISASISRQHIILFLILILFFLFSFFWYRSDFVHYNSECPEIIHKQDHEVQEKTKVKPNPTPTPKDTIVLVWNWPWGQQFTLDMCTEFGFPGCKLSTDRSLYSIADAVVIHHADVGSKNALPQQPRPSFQRWVWLNLEPPLIISNLEMMDNLFNATMTFRQDSDIFIPYGKIETMKEPQNFSIPMKSKLVSWVVSKWYPGVRRITYYEELKKHISVDVYGAKHMPLSNEDFHSTISQYKFYLSFENSMYRDYITEKLWSNAFGSWAVPVVLGTSRKNYEQFVPGDAFIHVDDFPSPKELADYLLELDKDDVKYQKYFKWRSRYYVKIDGGWPYHYCKACAVIKQSPRYQVVHQIAKWFLKDL